In one window of Frigoriglobus tundricola DNA:
- a CDS encoding PQQ-binding-like beta-propeller repeat protein → MIRTAALAGLATAFLAPFAGADDWPQWMGPNRDGVWAETGIVRTLPKAGPKRLWRVPVAPGYSGPAVADGRVYLTDRRLAPDAKNPEDPFDTKQKVHSTERVLCLSAATGEKVWEHEYDCAYQISYPAGPRCTPAVRDGKVYALGAMGDLHCLDAKSGKVLWSKNFPRDYSAKVPTWGFCGHPLVYKNLVICTVGGEDAAAVAFDKDTGAEKWKALNARDLGYAPPTLIRAGGVDQLVVWHGQAINGLDPLTGKVHWSVGLEPLFGMSIMAPRQAGDRLFAAGIGGAGVALKLDRTRPAVSVVWQETADKNVAHGKPRGLYPVNMTPFVEGGTIYGVDQPGMLRAVDLETGKRLWFTHQPVIGHVEPEDFKGAGSGTAFVVKNGDRYFLFAETGELIIAKLSPKEYEEVSRAKLIEPTGAAFGRKVVWSHPAFADRCIFVRNDKELACFLLAE, encoded by the coding sequence ATGATCCGCACAGCCGCGCTCGCTGGCCTCGCAACCGCGTTCCTCGCACCGTTCGCTGGGGCCGACGACTGGCCGCAGTGGATGGGGCCGAACCGCGACGGCGTGTGGGCCGAAACCGGGATCGTCCGGACGCTGCCGAAGGCCGGCCCCAAGCGGCTGTGGCGGGTGCCCGTCGCGCCCGGGTACTCCGGCCCCGCCGTCGCGGACGGCCGGGTGTACCTCACCGATCGTCGGCTCGCGCCGGACGCGAAAAACCCCGAAGACCCGTTCGACACCAAGCAGAAGGTTCACAGCACCGAGCGCGTGCTGTGCCTGAGCGCCGCCACCGGCGAGAAGGTGTGGGAGCACGAGTACGACTGCGCGTACCAGATCAGCTACCCGGCCGGACCGCGATGCACGCCCGCGGTCCGCGACGGGAAGGTGTACGCCCTCGGTGCGATGGGCGACCTGCACTGTCTGGATGCGAAGAGCGGCAAAGTGCTCTGGTCGAAGAACTTCCCCAGGGACTACAGCGCGAAGGTCCCGACGTGGGGCTTCTGCGGGCACCCGCTCGTGTACAAGAACCTCGTCATTTGTACCGTCGGCGGCGAGGACGCGGCGGCCGTCGCGTTCGACAAGGACACGGGGGCCGAGAAGTGGAAGGCGCTGAACGCGCGCGACCTCGGCTACGCGCCGCCCACCCTCATCCGCGCGGGCGGCGTGGACCAGCTCGTCGTCTGGCACGGCCAGGCGATCAACGGGCTGGACCCGCTCACCGGAAAGGTCCACTGGTCGGTCGGGCTGGAGCCGCTGTTCGGCATGTCGATCATGGCCCCGCGCCAGGCCGGCGACCGGCTGTTCGCGGCCGGCATCGGCGGCGCCGGGGTGGCCCTCAAGCTCGACCGCACCAGGCCCGCGGTCTCGGTGGTCTGGCAGGAGACCGCCGATAAGAACGTGGCACACGGCAAGCCCCGCGGCCTGTACCCGGTGAACATGACGCCGTTCGTCGAGGGCGGCACGATCTACGGGGTCGATCAGCCGGGCATGTTACGGGCGGTCGATCTGGAGACGGGTAAACGGCTGTGGTTCACGCACCAGCCGGTGATCGGCCACGTCGAGCCGGAGGACTTCAAGGGGGCCGGGTCCGGGACCGCCTTCGTGGTCAAGAACGGCGACCGGTACTTCCTGTTCGCGGAGACGGGCGAGCTGATCATCGCGAAGTTGTCGCCGAAGGAGTACGAAGAGGTGAGCCGGGCGAAACTGATCGAGCCGACCGGGGCGGCGTTCGGCCGCAAGGTGGTCTGGAGCCACCCGGCGTTCGCCGACCGCTGCATCTTCGTTCGCAACGATAAGGAACTCGCCTGCTTCTTGCTCGCGGAGTGA
- a CDS encoding glycoside hydrolase family 32 protein, which translates to MIRCAALLFLLVSSPLAAADRADLPVADFEGDTYGDGWKTTGTAFGKGPARGTLPNQMPVSGHLGKGLVNSYLGGDTATGTLTSPEIRIERKYINFLIGGGKHPGKTCINLLVGGKIVRTATGPNDTAGGSEHLDWHTWDVAEFEGKAAVIVIVDDEKGGWGHINVDQIVQSDAKKRAEVLAHTFDIEKPYLHLPVKTGAPVRRVKFVVGKETVREFDIELAPGAPDFWATADVSAFKGKKLTVEALLPADARLAGLIVPADTWANADKVYQEKHRPLFHFTSRVGWLNDPNGLVYANGEWHLFYQHNPFGREWGNMHWGHATSGDLFRWKEHGVALYPKKYGDWAFSGSAVADKENTSGWGTKEKPPLVLAYTSTDRGECIAYSVDNGRTWKEYDKNPVVKHAGRDPKLIWHEKAKHWVMAVYDELGGKQWIAFHTSPDLKEWKFASRIEGFYECPDLFALPVDENPEKIKWVLYAADGKYLLGDFDGTEFKPDFKEKKQLWHGRFYAAQSFDNAPAGAGGLQRRVQIGWAQGVTFPGTPFNQQMAVPVELRLVSAPDGACMTGTPVRELESLRDKKEPLVQLKGLDTNTPSVLAENLDAFEMVCTVGTESPFVLNLRGTKLTYDPTKKTLSCNGVTARVDSRAGSVPLQVLVDRGSVEVFANGGRVAMSVAAIPAENNRKVEFSGHLSSGSVWRLKSAWEK; encoded by the coding sequence ATGATCCGCTGTGCCGCTCTCTTGTTCCTCCTCGTCAGCTCCCCGCTCGCGGCGGCCGATCGCGCCGATCTCCCCGTCGCGGACTTCGAGGGGGACACTTACGGCGACGGGTGGAAGACCACCGGCACGGCGTTCGGCAAGGGGCCGGCGCGCGGCACGCTCCCGAACCAGATGCCCGTGAGCGGCCATCTCGGTAAGGGGCTGGTGAACAGCTACCTCGGCGGGGACACCGCCACCGGCACGCTCACGTCACCGGAGATCCGAATCGAGCGCAAGTACATCAACTTTCTCATTGGCGGCGGCAAGCACCCGGGCAAGACGTGCATCAACTTGCTCGTCGGCGGCAAAATCGTGCGCACCGCGACCGGCCCGAACGACACGGCCGGCGGGAGCGAACACCTCGACTGGCACACCTGGGACGTCGCCGAGTTCGAGGGCAAAGCGGCAGTGATCGTGATCGTGGACGACGAGAAAGGCGGGTGGGGGCACATCAACGTCGATCAGATCGTCCAGAGCGACGCGAAGAAGCGGGCCGAGGTGCTGGCCCACACGTTCGACATCGAGAAGCCGTACCTGCACCTGCCGGTGAAGACCGGCGCACCGGTGCGGCGCGTCAAGTTCGTCGTGGGGAAGGAGACCGTCCGCGAGTTCGACATCGAACTCGCGCCGGGCGCCCCGGACTTCTGGGCTACCGCCGACGTGTCCGCTTTCAAGGGGAAAAAGCTCACGGTCGAGGCGCTGCTGCCCGCCGACGCGAGGCTCGCGGGCCTGATCGTGCCGGCCGATACCTGGGCGAACGCGGACAAGGTTTATCAGGAGAAGCACCGGCCGCTGTTCCACTTCACGAGCCGCGTGGGGTGGCTGAACGACCCGAACGGCCTCGTGTACGCGAACGGCGAGTGGCACCTGTTCTACCAGCACAACCCGTTCGGCCGCGAGTGGGGGAACATGCACTGGGGCCACGCCACCAGCGGGGACCTGTTCCGGTGGAAGGAACACGGCGTCGCGCTCTACCCCAAGAAGTACGGCGACTGGGCCTTTTCCGGCTCGGCGGTGGCGGACAAGGAGAACACCTCCGGTTGGGGTACGAAGGAGAAGCCGCCGCTCGTCCTGGCCTACACCAGCACCGACCGCGGGGAGTGCATCGCGTACAGCGTGGACAACGGCCGCACCTGGAAAGAGTACGACAAGAACCCGGTCGTGAAGCACGCCGGCCGCGACCCGAAGCTGATCTGGCACGAGAAGGCGAAGCACTGGGTGATGGCGGTGTACGACGAGTTGGGGGGCAAGCAGTGGATCGCGTTCCACACGTCGCCGGACCTGAAGGAATGGAAATTCGCCAGTCGCATCGAGGGGTTCTACGAGTGCCCGGATCTGTTCGCGCTTCCAGTGGATGAAAACCCGGAGAAAATCAAATGGGTGCTCTACGCCGCGGACGGCAAGTACCTTCTGGGCGACTTCGACGGCACGGAGTTCAAGCCCGACTTCAAAGAGAAGAAGCAACTGTGGCACGGGCGGTTTTACGCGGCGCAGTCGTTCGATAACGCGCCCGCGGGCGCGGGAGGGCTCCAACGCCGCGTCCAGATCGGCTGGGCGCAGGGCGTCACGTTCCCGGGGACGCCGTTCAACCAACAAATGGCCGTGCCGGTCGAACTCCGGTTGGTGAGCGCCCCGGACGGAGCTTGCATGACCGGGACGCCCGTGAGGGAACTCGAGTCGCTCCGAGACAAAAAGGAGCCGCTCGTGCAGCTCAAGGGACTGGACACGAACACCCCTTCCGTTCTTGCTGAGAACCTCGATGCGTTTGAAATGGTATGTACCGTCGGTACAGAAAGCCCGTTTGTGCTCAACCTTCGAGGGACGAAGCTCACCTACGACCCGACCAAGAAAACGTTGAGCTGCAACGGTGTGACCGCCCGGGTCGATTCACGAGCCGGGAGTGTGCCCCTGCAGGTGCTTGTCGACCGCGGCTCCGTCGAGGTGTTTGCCAACGGCGGGCGCGTCGCGATGTCCGTTGCCGCGATCCCCGCCGAGAACAACCGCAAGGTCGAATTCAGTGGGCACCTGAGCAGTGGATCTGTCTGGCGTCTCAAGTCCGCGTGGGAGAAGTGA
- a CDS encoding Gfo/Idh/MocA family protein: MLTTRREFLATSALTLSAASYTRAADKPNEKVRVAVMGLRVRGKQLAPLFAGVPGVELTHLVDPDPAVVKPTLDVLKALDSPPKIETDVRKVLDDKTVTAIVVSAPDHWHALATLWAAERGKHVYVEKPVSHNLIEGRRMVAAARKYRVVIQAGTQRRSSTSVAAAREYVQSGKLGRVAFARAWIAGGRPNIGYTKPEAPPKGVDYSLWLGPADGAFTKNRFHYNWHWFWDLGTGEIGNNGIHGLDAARNILGVDAPTKISCSGGKYYYDDDQQTPDTQIATFDFPTGPGGAAGCTLVWEHRVWEQKGQGPEGQSFGVSVHGDKGTMLFTNDAWQIRGGDGAAEKPKGDMVTAHVSNFVAAVRGTEKPSAEIEIGHTSTRLCHLGNIAYRTGKTLKFDAKTETTDDPAANALLGRAYRKGFELPAV; this comes from the coding sequence GTGCTCACGACCCGCCGCGAGTTCCTCGCCACATCGGCCCTCACCCTGTCCGCCGCGTCCTACACCCGTGCCGCCGACAAGCCGAACGAGAAGGTTCGCGTCGCGGTCATGGGCCTGCGGGTGCGCGGCAAGCAGCTCGCCCCGCTGTTCGCCGGGGTGCCCGGGGTCGAACTCACCCACCTCGTCGATCCCGACCCGGCGGTGGTGAAGCCGACCCTGGACGTGCTGAAGGCCCTCGACTCGCCGCCGAAGATCGAGACCGACGTCCGCAAGGTGCTCGACGACAAAACCGTGACCGCAATCGTGGTGTCCGCGCCGGACCACTGGCACGCGCTCGCGACGCTCTGGGCCGCCGAACGCGGCAAGCACGTCTACGTCGAAAAGCCCGTGTCGCACAACCTGATCGAGGGCCGGCGGATGGTGGCCGCGGCGCGGAAGTACAGGGTCGTGATCCAGGCCGGGACGCAGCGGCGCAGTTCGACGAGCGTCGCGGCGGCCCGCGAGTACGTACAGAGCGGCAAGCTCGGAAGGGTCGCGTTCGCGCGGGCGTGGATCGCCGGCGGGCGCCCCAACATCGGGTACACGAAGCCCGAGGCGCCCCCGAAGGGCGTCGATTACTCGCTGTGGCTCGGACCGGCGGACGGCGCGTTCACGAAGAACCGCTTCCATTACAACTGGCACTGGTTCTGGGACCTGGGCACGGGCGAAATCGGCAACAACGGCATCCACGGGCTCGACGCGGCCCGCAACATCCTCGGCGTCGATGCCCCCACCAAGATCAGTTGTTCCGGCGGCAAGTACTACTACGACGACGACCAGCAGACGCCCGATACGCAGATCGCGACGTTCGACTTCCCGACCGGTCCGGGCGGTGCGGCGGGATGCACCCTCGTTTGGGAACACCGCGTCTGGGAGCAGAAGGGGCAGGGGCCGGAGGGCCAGTCGTTCGGCGTCTCGGTCCACGGCGACAAGGGAACGATGCTGTTCACCAACGACGCGTGGCAGATCCGGGGCGGGGACGGCGCGGCCGAGAAACCGAAGGGCGACATGGTCACCGCGCACGTGAGCAACTTCGTTGCGGCCGTGCGCGGGACCGAGAAGCCGAGCGCCGAAATCGAGATCGGTCACACCAGTACGCGGTTGTGCCACCTGGGTAACATCGCGTACCGCACCGGCAAGACGCTGAAGTTCGACGCGAAGACCGAGACAACGGACGACCCGGCCGCAAACGCGCTCCTCGGCCGCGCGTACCGAAAAGGGTTCGAACTGCCCGCGGTGTGA